Proteins from one Novipirellula caenicola genomic window:
- a CDS encoding cadherin domain-containing protein — protein sequence MESRQLLAVLAGEVFQDDNGDGIHDAAEVAVPNVRVYVDANDNSQFDATEVAVQTDALGQYQFDNLAAGTHSIRIDSGNVRQTSPGAYFGTTFSNTPLGTTQLYQMSDNGDVFLLGAPQSTSMRALIRTNDGEFYGAGFQGGAGFYRIDPQTGSETLISPAGSAGSAGLAYDPLTDTIYTLSLTSGSTSIRTLHTLDRVNGTLTEVSTSGLDLPGGVSDLTFDTVNRRVVGFDNANDRFLAFDLSGTGQLFATAQQPIDSFSLAFNGTEFVMFDNADANKQAVLIVNPDTGAVSSGFNASTTLGSEALMYSRGGNIAHRVNLAAADSVSGFDFGLAPPPPPPPAGTIEGQVWFDANENGIQETSEDNLGGIEIYIDANNNGQFDLGELTQTTDDVGRYAFTDIPVGEYAIRQVIPRGFYQSSPNAYFGTAYPANSDKTQLFEMSLDGTVHRIGTPSTRSIYGLIRTNDGTFYGSNFVTDSIYTIDPITGQERLVAALANQIAAGLAYDASSDTIYTVTRSVTAPSEQQLAIFDRTNGVLVPVGNSLAGLGNVSDLTFDSVKNRIVGFDNTNDRFFAFDLLGNGQLLGTTSRALDSFSLSFNGTQFVMFDQSSAGQRAAVFVNPDTGQVTAGFSASEAVPSEALFYSRLGDVAHRVTVTDRAAITADFALTNAIIGVTVTETDFETVFSSSVRRDEFLVTLDTRPATDVVINITTNPLQLSPVTPSLVFTPDNWQTPQTVALDLVDSAPLGATDIVISVDATLSDPAWVNLPASTITARIEPEVRPGELVINEFYGGTNPYIELRGPKGGRIGDNTYFVIVQEDFLDEGEVAQVFDLSNQPLGDNGFLTIITSGNNYDIDPDSAVLQSTTTNFSGLPGGIHTSDSAAFSSIGGWTYMLVQSDVAPTIADDIDLNDDGFIDDDGVAAGWRTFDSISIHNFVGGPDLAYGNIVFVDRGVGTSRITTRPGVPIVFSSGAGYAGRIGDSIGSEIDDWVSGPTQGSSTNLSLVSGFFGPPSPVQFQGLPLDHLGTSNFVGGVRGTLFETPPQGDGPSRDPVPAAGLTVFADTNQNGTLDVLTHVVEPDDLITRDPITGVVTEKNLLHAAPGVSISEVTFGDNFDDNVTSENQYNFPITLQNRIFARGGIDWFTSSSRLRFDFFRPASAIAIDAIANDSSLSVTYGRLEAYNAAGQLLGFVRSDRLISSARQTISLSFPTEEIAYALAYSDNFQGGTSFGRFDRFVYTQSEPFDVTDENGVYEITNLFPGSYDVTVAGTSGTTPLVGAAPKPIEVTRYENFEFIDDVRGNSAPTVQNETRFTIQEDIASGEVFGTIVASDIDGQELRYSLLNNTNANGEDIGVVIHPLTGELSFAAGAHPDFETNPEVRFSVLVTDSLNASAITRVVLTVEDVNEPPVVNREPLLIPEGSTPGEEVGVIEAVEPDTARNQTLTFTVTGGTAASILDVHPTTGVVRLKDSAVLDFETASVLTLDLEVSDSAVPPAVTTFTKQIVIEDENDAPQLRTTSLSIPENTTGQIARLLVNDSDIGQTHRFEITGGSGSGLFRLTRGGELFVLESTKLDFETNPSYTLDILVADNGTPPLSTRTTMNIEITDTNESATLNLNSVDLPEDAEANALVTVLSVVDPEGAAEIHEIAMVPSDAAANFVFDPASGELRVAENANLDYETRRVLEVQFDITDTSGESATLRQTLRVRVLDRNDAPVILTNQFNVSEAAQPGDEVAVIRFSDADRGDSVTLSISGGTAEGLFVINPNTGTLSVAAGAEFDAETTPDLTLEIRAVDTQGGVQTKTIEVHVNNVNEPPVFTTTLNIPNAESGKRFHFQLPPDFVSDPEGGSFTVTVFDNDGFLPPWLRFDAATQTFSGTPSPAMVGSYPLTIRAFEAGLINLFSTFSFTIDVGLGQTPFNKQADPLDVDDNGNVTTNDALRVINFINLNGTGPITTIPSSFNGFVDVNGDNFVTALDALLVINGLKLRTASAQPEFIASPSVAAQGEFDDRDKANDLALVDLLSESTLF from the coding sequence TTGGAATCCCGGCAACTGCTGGCGGTTCTGGCGGGCGAGGTTTTCCAGGACGATAACGGCGATGGTATCCACGACGCGGCCGAAGTCGCTGTGCCCAATGTTCGCGTTTACGTCGATGCGAACGACAACAGCCAATTCGATGCGACGGAAGTCGCGGTACAAACCGATGCTCTGGGGCAATACCAATTCGACAACCTTGCTGCGGGGACGCACTCGATTCGGATCGACTCGGGCAACGTACGGCAAACCAGCCCGGGTGCCTATTTCGGCACCACGTTTTCCAACACGCCACTGGGAACGACTCAGCTGTATCAGATGAGCGACAACGGCGACGTGTTTTTGCTCGGGGCTCCACAATCGACGTCGATGCGAGCGTTGATCCGCACCAATGACGGCGAGTTCTATGGAGCGGGATTCCAAGGCGGTGCCGGCTTCTATCGCATTGACCCGCAAACCGGCAGCGAAACGTTGATCTCGCCCGCGGGGTCGGCCGGTTCCGCCGGACTTGCCTACGACCCTTTGACCGACACGATCTACACGCTGTCGCTTACCTCGGGGTCCACCAGCATTCGCACGCTGCATACACTGGACCGCGTCAATGGTACGCTGACCGAGGTTTCGACCAGCGGTCTTGATTTGCCGGGCGGCGTAAGCGATTTGACCTTCGACACCGTCAATCGCCGCGTGGTCGGCTTTGACAACGCAAATGATCGATTCCTGGCGTTTGATCTCAGTGGCACTGGACAACTGTTTGCCACGGCGCAGCAACCGATTGACAGTTTCTCGTTGGCTTTCAACGGGACCGAGTTTGTCATGTTTGACAATGCCGATGCCAACAAGCAGGCGGTGTTGATCGTCAATCCCGATACCGGCGCGGTTTCCAGTGGCTTTAATGCCTCCACCACGCTTGGGTCCGAAGCGTTGATGTATTCCCGGGGAGGCAACATTGCTCACCGCGTGAATTTGGCGGCAGCCGACAGTGTTTCGGGATTTGACTTCGGTCTCGCTCCGCCGCCGCCACCACCACCGGCAGGCACGATCGAAGGCCAAGTGTGGTTTGATGCCAACGAAAATGGGATTCAAGAAACCAGTGAGGACAATTTAGGTGGCATCGAGATCTACATTGATGCAAACAACAATGGCCAATTCGATCTAGGTGAACTCACACAAACCACCGACGATGTCGGGCGTTATGCGTTCACAGATATTCCGGTCGGCGAATACGCGATTCGCCAAGTGATTCCGCGTGGTTTTTACCAATCGTCGCCGAACGCGTACTTTGGCACCGCGTATCCGGCCAACAGCGACAAGACTCAACTATTTGAGATGTCCTTGGATGGGACCGTCCATCGAATTGGGACCCCATCGACTCGGTCGATCTACGGTTTGATTCGGACCAACGACGGCACGTTCTACGGGTCTAATTTTGTCACCGATTCGATCTATACAATCGACCCGATTACCGGCCAAGAGCGGCTGGTCGCGGCGTTGGCCAACCAGATTGCCGCTGGGCTTGCCTACGATGCATCGAGCGACACGATCTACACGGTCACTCGCAGCGTGACCGCCCCGAGTGAACAGCAACTCGCCATTTTTGATCGCACCAACGGCGTGTTGGTCCCGGTCGGCAACTCGCTTGCCGGACTGGGAAACGTCAGCGATTTGACCTTCGACTCGGTCAAGAATCGCATTGTGGGATTCGATAATACAAACGATCGTTTCTTTGCATTCGATTTGCTCGGCAATGGTCAACTGCTTGGCACCACCTCACGAGCGCTTGACAGTTTTTCGTTGTCGTTCAACGGCACTCAATTTGTGATGTTCGATCAAAGCAGCGCAGGGCAACGTGCCGCCGTGTTTGTCAATCCCGACACCGGGCAAGTCACTGCTGGTTTCTCGGCATCCGAAGCGGTGCCGTCCGAGGCGTTGTTCTACTCGCGACTTGGCGATGTTGCCCATCGTGTCACGGTCACCGATCGCGCCGCAATCACCGCTGATTTCGCGTTGACCAACGCGATCATCGGCGTGACGGTGACCGAAACCGATTTCGAAACGGTGTTTTCATCGTCGGTCCGGCGTGACGAATTTCTGGTCACACTGGACACGCGGCCTGCGACCGATGTGGTGATCAACATCACCACCAACCCGCTGCAGCTATCGCCGGTCACGCCCAGCTTGGTGTTTACGCCTGATAATTGGCAAACCCCGCAAACGGTCGCACTGGATTTGGTCGATTCCGCTCCGCTGGGGGCGACCGATATCGTGATCTCGGTCGATGCGACGCTTTCGGATCCCGCTTGGGTCAATTTGCCTGCGTCAACCATTACGGCTCGGATCGAGCCCGAGGTCCGCCCTGGCGAATTGGTGATCAACGAATTCTATGGCGGCACGAATCCCTACATCGAGTTACGAGGCCCCAAGGGGGGCCGAATTGGTGACAACACCTACTTTGTGATTGTCCAAGAGGATTTCTTGGATGAGGGTGAAGTGGCTCAAGTTTTCGATCTGAGCAATCAGCCGCTCGGTGACAACGGTTTCCTCACGATTATCACGTCAGGCAATAACTACGACATCGATCCTGATTCGGCGGTGTTGCAATCGACTACAACCAATTTTTCGGGACTGCCCGGAGGGATTCACACCAGTGACTCGGCTGCATTTTCATCAATCGGCGGCTGGACATACATGCTGGTCCAAAGCGACGTCGCTCCGACGATCGCGGATGATATCGATTTAAACGACGATGGCTTCATTGATGATGACGGTGTCGCGGCCGGGTGGAGAACATTTGACTCGATTTCGATCCACAATTTTGTCGGCGGCCCCGACCTTGCTTACGGAAATATCGTGTTTGTGGACCGAGGTGTGGGGACCTCGCGAATCACCACACGACCAGGTGTTCCCATTGTGTTCAGCAGTGGCGCTGGATACGCAGGCCGAATTGGCGATTCGATTGGCAGCGAAATTGACGACTGGGTTTCAGGCCCAACCCAAGGCTCTTCAACCAACCTAAGCCTCGTCTCGGGCTTCTTTGGCCCTCCGTCGCCGGTGCAGTTCCAAGGTTTGCCACTTGACCATCTGGGCACCAGCAACTTTGTCGGCGGGGTTCGCGGAACCTTGTTCGAAACTCCTCCGCAAGGCGATGGTCCGTCACGCGATCCGGTCCCTGCGGCGGGCTTGACCGTATTTGCCGATACCAACCAAAACGGCACGCTTGATGTATTAACCCATGTCGTTGAACCCGATGACTTGATCACGCGTGATCCGATCACTGGGGTCGTGACCGAAAAGAATCTGCTGCACGCGGCCCCTGGTGTTTCGATCAGCGAAGTGACTTTTGGCGACAACTTTGACGACAACGTAACCTCGGAAAACCAATACAATTTCCCGATTACGCTACAAAACCGTATTTTTGCTCGCGGTGGGATTGATTGGTTCACCAGCAGCAGCCGTCTTCGTTTCGATTTCTTTCGCCCTGCTTCCGCCATCGCCATTGATGCAATTGCAAACGATTCGTCCTTGAGCGTGACGTACGGCCGGCTCGAAGCCTACAACGCGGCAGGACAGTTACTTGGTTTCGTCCGCAGCGACCGGCTGATCAGCAGCGCGCGGCAGACGATTTCGTTATCGTTCCCGACCGAAGAGATTGCCTACGCACTTGCTTACAGCGATAACTTCCAAGGCGGCACCTCCTTTGGACGTTTCGACCGTTTCGTCTACACCCAAAGCGAACCGTTTGACGTGACCGATGAAAACGGGGTTTACGAGATCACCAATCTGTTCCCCGGCTCTTACGACGTCACGGTCGCCGGCACTTCGGGAACCACACCGTTGGTCGGCGCGGCGCCCAAACCGATCGAAGTGACTCGGTACGAGAACTTTGAATTCATCGATGACGTCCGTGGCAATTCTGCGCCAACGGTGCAAAACGAAACCCGATTCACCATCCAAGAGGACATCGCATCCGGAGAAGTCTTCGGTACGATCGTCGCCAGCGACATCGATGGCCAGGAACTTCGATATTCGCTTCTGAACAACACCAATGCCAACGGCGAGGACATTGGTGTGGTCATTCACCCGTTGACCGGCGAGCTGAGCTTTGCCGCGGGGGCTCACCCCGATTTTGAAACCAACCCCGAAGTCCGCTTCAGCGTCTTGGTCACCGATTCGTTAAACGCATCGGCGATCACACGTGTGGTGTTGACCGTTGAGGATGTCAACGAACCACCGGTCGTGAATCGCGAACCACTGTTGATCCCCGAAGGCTCGACCCCAGGCGAGGAGGTCGGTGTGATCGAAGCGGTCGAACCGGACACGGCACGCAATCAAACGTTGACGTTTACGGTTACCGGAGGCACCGCCGCATCGATCCTTGACGTGCATCCCACCACCGGAGTCGTCCGGCTCAAAGACTCGGCAGTACTCGACTTTGAAACCGCCAGTGTGCTGACGTTGGATCTCGAGGTCAGTGACAGCGCGGTCCCACCCGCGGTGACGACCTTCACCAAGCAGATTGTCATCGAGGACGAAAACGACGCCCCGCAGCTTCGCACCACGTCGCTTTCGATTCCAGAAAACACGACAGGCCAAATCGCGAGGTTGCTTGTCAACGATTCGGACATTGGCCAAACGCACCGATTCGAAATCACGGGTGGATCGGGATCAGGGTTGTTCCGGTTGACTCGCGGTGGCGAACTGTTTGTGCTCGAATCGACGAAACTCGATTTCGAGACGAATCCCAGCTACACGCTCGATATCCTTGTCGCCGACAACGGCACTCCGCCGCTGTCGACACGAACCACGATGAATATCGAGATCACCGACACCAACGAATCGGCCACGCTGAACCTCAATAGCGTGGACCTGCCTGAGGACGCCGAAGCGAACGCACTGGTAACCGTTTTGTCGGTGGTCGATCCCGAAGGGGCTGCCGAGATTCACGAGATCGCGATGGTTCCTTCGGATGCTGCGGCGAACTTTGTGTTTGATCCCGCAAGTGGCGAACTGCGTGTCGCGGAAAATGCGAACCTCGACTACGAAACGCGGCGAGTGCTGGAAGTGCAATTCGATATCACCGACACCAGTGGCGAAAGCGCAACGCTTCGTCAAACGCTTCGAGTCCGAGTTTTGGACCGCAATGATGCCCCGGTGATTCTGACGAATCAGTTCAATGTTTCCGAAGCGGCCCAACCAGGCGACGAGGTCGCTGTGATTCGTTTCAGTGACGCCGACCGAGGCGATTCTGTCACGCTGTCGATCAGCGGCGGAACCGCGGAGGGATTGTTTGTCATTAACCCTAATACCGGGACCCTAAGCGTAGCGGCGGGTGCTGAATTTGACGCCGAAACCACGCCCGATCTGACACTCGAAATTCGTGCCGTCGACACCCAAGGCGGCGTGCAGACCAAGACCATCGAGGTGCATGTCAATAACGTCAATGAGCCTCCGGTATTCACGACCACGCTGAATATTCCCAACGCCGAAAGCGGTAAACGGTTCCACTTCCAATTGCCTCCTGATTTTGTCTCGGATCCCGAGGGAGGTTCGTTCACGGTCACCGTATTCGACAACGATGGATTCCTGCCACCTTGGTTGCGATTCGATGCGGCCACGCAAACCTTTAGCGGAACTCCATCGCCGGCGATGGTGGGAAGTTACCCGCTTACGATCCGCGCTTTCGAAGCCGGTTTGATTAACTTGTTCAGCACGTTCTCGTTCACCATCGACGTCGGATTGGGACAAACGCCGTTTAACAAACAAGCTGATCCACTGGATGTGGACGACAACGGCAATGTCACCACCAATGACGCGCTTCGCGTTATCAACTTTATCAATCTCAACGGTACCGGCCCGATCACCACGATCCCAAGTTCGTTCAACGGTTTTGTCGATGTCAACGGCGACAACTTCGTTACCGCGTTGGATGCGCTGCTAGTGATCAATGGACTAAAACTGCGAACGGCTTCGGCTCAACCCGAATTCATCGCATCGCCATCGGTGGCGGCCCAAGGTGAGTTTGATGATCGAGACAAGGCGAACGATTTGGCGCTGGTGGATCTGTTGTCCGAATCGACGCTGTTCTGA
- a CDS encoding ATP-dependent DNA helicase RecQ has translation METEDLATNASKSLDLEAIDPREVLRERFQLRSFRRGQRAVIQRLLQGRSVAAVFPTGGGKSLCYQLPSLLFPGITVVVSPLIALMKDQCDSLEKRGIGAIRLDSTQTPTEFRDCMRRIRDGHFKLLYVAPERFFNEQFIASLSTLDISLFAIDEAHCISQWGHNFRPDYLKLADLTRRFSAQRVLALTATATPTVLADIRKAFGIARKDAIRTPFHRRNLHLRSIVLSSQEQYPHLRSQIASRPAGATLVYVTTQRAAEDIAQRLCDDGITATAYHAGMEINRRMEVQHAFQKSKKDVVVATIAFGMGIDKSNIRYVYHFHPPKSLEAYAQEIGRAGRDGKESLCELILVPEDRVTIDNFVYGDTPSRSGVRQMIELLRGNRDEFFVSQYRLSAESDIRISVVRTLLTYLELDGYLQATSPRYEKYKIHPILDFKSILKQVDAPQRPFISAVLSQLTKGRTWFLLNVTLAADRLQTDRKSIVSAIQWMAEQGWIEVKASDLVHGYRWIKEPKNAKRLADKLTEQMVQRETSEVNRLDAVLQLAAARSCQAATLAAHFGDEMKQDCGHCSYCLGEGPFEIPQPSSRSLGGSAARIVDEMIAKYPDRMVTARQRAKFLCGLSTPAMIRSRMTREPHFGVCSEMPFADVLQAVGGEPD, from the coding sequence ATGGAAACTGAGGACTTAGCGACGAACGCTTCCAAATCGTTGGATTTGGAAGCAATCGACCCACGCGAAGTGCTGCGTGAACGTTTCCAACTTCGCTCGTTTCGACGTGGGCAACGGGCGGTCATTCAGCGGCTGCTGCAAGGCCGCAGCGTGGCGGCGGTGTTTCCCACCGGCGGCGGCAAAAGTCTGTGCTATCAATTACCAAGCCTGCTGTTTCCTGGCATCACGGTGGTGGTATCACCGCTGATCGCGTTGATGAAGGACCAGTGTGATTCGCTGGAAAAACGAGGGATTGGCGCGATTCGGCTCGATTCGACACAAACGCCAACCGAGTTTCGTGATTGCATGCGACGCATCCGCGACGGGCATTTCAAATTGTTGTACGTCGCCCCCGAGCGTTTTTTCAACGAGCAATTCATTGCGTCGTTATCCACGCTCGACATCTCGCTATTTGCCATCGACGAGGCGCACTGCATCAGCCAATGGGGGCACAATTTTCGCCCCGACTATCTGAAATTGGCGGATTTGACGCGGCGATTTTCGGCGCAACGCGTGCTCGCGTTGACCGCCACCGCAACGCCGACGGTCTTGGCCGATATCCGCAAAGCGTTCGGGATCGCCCGCAAGGATGCGATTCGAACGCCGTTCCACCGCCGGAACCTGCATTTGCGAAGCATCGTTTTGAGCAGCCAAGAGCAATACCCCCATCTGCGTTCGCAGATCGCTTCGCGGCCCGCCGGCGCCACGTTGGTCTATGTCACCACCCAACGCGCCGCCGAAGACATCGCTCAGCGGCTTTGCGATGACGGCATCACCGCCACCGCCTACCACGCCGGCATGGAGATCAACCGGCGAATGGAGGTGCAACATGCGTTTCAAAAGTCGAAGAAGGACGTGGTGGTTGCCACAATCGCGTTCGGGATGGGCATCGACAAGTCGAACATTCGCTACGTCTATCACTTCCATCCGCCCAAATCGCTAGAGGCCTACGCGCAAGAGATCGGGCGTGCCGGCCGCGATGGAAAAGAATCACTGTGTGAATTGATCCTCGTCCCCGAGGACCGAGTGACGATCGATAACTTTGTCTACGGCGATACGCCTTCGCGATCCGGCGTGCGGCAAATGATCGAGCTGCTGCGAGGCAATCGCGACGAATTCTTTGTCTCACAATATCGCTTGTCCGCCGAGTCTGACATTCGAATTTCAGTCGTCCGTACGTTGCTGACGTACTTAGAACTGGATGGCTATTTACAAGCGACGTCACCTCGCTATGAAAAGTACAAGATCCATCCGATTCTCGATTTCAAATCGATCTTGAAACAGGTTGATGCTCCGCAGCGGCCCTTCATTTCCGCGGTGTTGTCGCAATTAACCAAAGGCCGAACATGGTTCTTGTTAAATGTCACCTTGGCGGCCGATCGCTTGCAAACCGATCGCAAATCGATTGTATCGGCAATCCAGTGGATGGCCGAACAAGGTTGGATCGAGGTCAAAGCCAGCGATCTGGTTCACGGTTACCGATGGATCAAAGAGCCCAAGAATGCGAAGCGGCTAGCCGACAAATTGACCGAGCAAATGGTGCAGCGTGAAACCAGCGAGGTGAACCGGCTTGACGCAGTGTTGCAATTGGCTGCTGCGAGGTCCTGCCAAGCCGCGACGTTGGCGGCCCACTTTGGCGACGAGATGAAACAGGATTGCGGCCACTGCAGCTATTGTCTTGGCGAAGGACCGTTTGAGATCCCGCAGCCATCCTCGCGATCGCTGGGCGGTTCGGCCGCGAGGATCGTTGACGAGATGATCGCTAAATATCCAGACCGCATGGTCACCGCACGACAACGAGCAAAATTCTTGTGCGGGCTATCGACTCCTGCGATGATTCGGTCACGGATGACGCGTGAACCGCATTTTGGAGTCTGTAGCGAAATGCCATTTGCCGACGTGTTGCAAGCGGTGGGCGGCGAACCGGACTAG